The following proteins are encoded in a genomic region of Neovison vison isolate M4711 chromosome 12, ASM_NN_V1, whole genome shotgun sequence:
- the SBF1 gene encoding myotubularin-related protein 5 isoform X2, translated as MLSAHSFPICSPSSTGAGNATEAGSSKGWGRLHSGTCLSCVGGEGSGEGQGQILQRFPEKDWEDNPFPQGIELFCQPSGWQLCPERNPPTFFVAVLTDINSERHYCACLTFWEPAEPTQEAVCTEDATEREEEVDEGGPAQLSPATPGPPGQLFAPKTLVLVSRLDHAEVFRNSLGLIYTIHVEGLNVGLENVIGNLLTCVIPLAGGSQRTISLGAGDRQVIQTPLADSLPVSRCSVALLFRQLGITNVLSLFCAALTEHKVLFLSRSYQRLSDACRGLLALLFPLRYSFTYVPILPAQLLEVLSTPTPFIIGVNAAFQAETQELLDVIIADLDGGTVTVPECVHIPPLPEPLQSQTHSVLSMVLDPELELADLAFPPPSTNASSLKMQDKELRAVFLRLFAQLLQGYRWCLHMVRIHPEPVIRFHKAAFLGQRGLVEDDFLMKVLEGMAFAGFVSERGVPYRATDLFDELVAHEVARMRADENHPQRVLRHVRELAEQLYKNENPYPAVAMHKVQRPGEASHLRRAPRPFPRLDDGVVQWIVDQAAAKMQGAPPAVKAERRTTVPSGPPMTAILERSGGLHGSSARRLEVVRNCISYVFEGKMLEAKKLLPAVLRALKGRAARRCLTQELHLHVQQNRAVLDHQQFDFIVRIMNCCLQDCTSLDEHGIAAALLPLVTAFCRKLSPGVTQFAYSCVQEHVVWSTPQFWEAMFYGDVQTHIRALYLEPAEDRDHVQAGDVSAPEDERSALDVASEQRRLWPTLSREKQQELVQKEESTVFSQAIHYANRMSYLLLPLDSSRSRLLRERAGLGDLESASNSLVTNSMAGSVAESYDTESGFEDAETCDVAGAVVRFINRFVDKVCTESGVTSDHLKGLHVMVPDIVQMHIETLEAVHRESKRLPPIQKPKLLRPRLLPGEECVLDGLRVYLLPDGREEGAGGSGGGPALLPAEGAVFLTTYRVIFTGMPTDPLVGEQVVVRSFPVAALTKEKRISVQTPVDQLLQDGLQLRSCTFQLLRMAFDEEVGSDSAELFRKQLHKLRYPPDIRGTFAFTLGSTHAPGRPPRATKDKGPSLKTLSRNLVKNAKKTIGRQYVTRKKYSPPSWEHRGQPPPEDQEDEISVSEELEPSTLTPSSALKPSDRMTMSSLVERACCRDYQRLGLGTLSSSLSRAKSEPFRISPVNRMYAICRSYPGLLIVPQSVQDNALQRVSRCYRQNRFPVVCWRSGRSKAVLLRSGGLHGKGVVGLFKAQNAPSPGQSQADSSSLEQEKYLQAVVSSMPRFADASGRNTLSGFSSAHVGGHVPSPRARVTTLSNPMAASASRRTAPRGKWSSVRASGRSGGLGVDVGSRLAGRDMLSPPQANGAPPDPGFLQPQRAALYIIGDKAQLKGVRPDPLQQWELVPIEVFEARQVKASFKKLLKACVPGCPASEPGPASFLRSLEDSEWLIQIHKLLQVSVLVVELLDSGSSVLVSLEDGWDITTQVVSLVQLLSDPFYRTLEGFRLLVEKEWLSFGHRFSHRGAHTLAGQSSGFTPVFLQFLDCVHQVHLQFPMEFEFSPFYLKFLGYHHASRRFRTFLLDSDYERIELGLLYEEKGERRGQQACRSVWEYVDRLSKRTPVFYNYMYAPEDTEVLRPYSNVSNLKLWDFYTEETLAEGPPYDWELAQGPPEPPEEERPEGGAPQSRRRAVWPCYDSRPRAQPDAISRLLEELQRLETELGRPPERWKDTWDRVKAAQRVEARADGRGTPSSLLVSSVPHHRRSLGVYLQEGPVGSTLSLSLDSDQSSGSTASSSRQAARRSTSTLYSQFQTAESENRSYEGTLYKKGAFMKPWKARWFVLDKTKHQLRYYDHRVDTECKGVIDLAEVEAVAPGTPTMGAPKTVDEKAFFDVKTTRRVYNFCAQDVPSAQQWVDQIQSCLSDA; from the exons atgctcagtgccCACTCCTTCCCTATTTGCTCCCCCTCTTCTACCGGTGCGGGCAATGCTACTGAAGCTGGTTCGAGCAAAGGGTGGGGACGTCTGCACTCAGGGACCTGCCTGTCGTGTGTGGGAGGTGAAG GGAGTGGGGAAGGCCAGGGCCAGATCCTGCAGCGCTTCCCAGAGAAGGACTGGGAAGACAACCCGTTCCCCCAGGGCATCGAGCTG TTTTGTCAGCCCAGCGGGTGGCAGCTGTGTCCCGAGAGGAACCCACCCACCTTCTTCGTTGCTGTCCTCACTGACATCAACTCTGAGCGGCACTACTGCGCCTGCTTGACCTTCTGGGAGCCGGCAGAGCCCACACAG GAAGCCGTGTGCACTGAGGACGCCACCGAGCGGGAGGAGGAGGTGGACGAGGGGGGCCCTGCACAACTGTCACCTGCGACACCTGGCCCGCCTGGCCAGCTGTTCGCACCGAAGACACTGGTGCTGGTGTCTCGACTGGACCACGCGGAGGTGTTCAGG AACAGCCTGGGCCTCATTTACACCATCCACGTGGAGGGCCTGAACGTGGGCCTGGAGAATGTGATCGGGAACCTGCTCACGTGCGTCATCCCCCTGGCTGGGGGCTCCCAG AGAACCATCTCTTTGGGGGCTGGTGACCGGCAGGTCATCCAGACCCCACTCGCCGACTCGTTGCCCGTCAGCCGCTGCAGTGTTGCCCTGCTCTTCCGCCAGCTGG GCATCACCAACGTGCTGTCGCTGTTCTGCGCTGCGCTCACGGAGCACAAGGTGCTCTTCCTGTCCCGAAGCTACCAGCGGCTCTCAGACGCCTGCCGGGGCCTCCTGGCGCTGCTGTTCCCTCTCCGATACAG CTTCACCTACGTGCCCATCCTGCCGGCCCAGCTCCTGGAGGTCCTCAGCACCCCCACGCCCTTCATCATCGGTGTCAACGCGGCCTTCCAGGCGGAGACCCAAGAGCTG CTGGACGTGATCATTGCTGATCTCGACGGAGGGACGGTGACGGTCCCGGAGTGTGTGCACATCCCGCCCCTGCCGGAGCCGCTGCAGAGTCAGACTCACAGTGTGTTGAGCATG GTCCTGGATCCGGAGCTGGAGTTGGCGGATCTTGCCTTCCCACCGCCTTCGACGAACGCTTCCTCCCTGAAGATGCAG GACAAGGAGCTGCGTGCCGTCTTCCTGCGGCTCTTCGCTCAGCTGCTGCAGGGCTACCGCTGGTGTCTGCACATGGTCCGCATCCACCCGGAGCCCGTCATCCGCTTTCATAAG GCAGCCTTCCTGGGCCAGCGTGGGCTGGTGGAGGACGACTTCCTGATGAAGGTGCTGGAGGGCATGGCCTTTGCAGGCTTCGTGTCGGAGCGTGGGGTCCCTTACCGAGCCACGGACCTGTTCGACGAG CTGGTGGCCCATGAGGTGGCGCGGATGCGGGCAGATGAGAACCACCCCCAGCGCGTCCTGCGTCACGTCAGAGAACTGGCAGAGCAGCTTTACAAGAAC GAGAACCCGTACCCCGCCGTGGCTATGCACAAGGTGCAGCGGCCCGGGGAGGCCAGCCACCTGCGGCGGGcgccccgccccttcccccgGCTGGACGACGGCGTGGTGCAGTGGATCGTGGACCAGGCGGCAGCCAAGATGCAGGGCGCGCCCCCGGCCGTGAAGGCTGAGAGGAGGACCACTGTGCCCTCGGGGCCCCCCATGA CCGCCATCCTGGAGCGGAGCGGCGGGCTCCACGGCAGCAGCGCGCGCCGGCTGGAGGTGGTTCGAAACTGCATCTCCTACGTGTTTGAGGGGAAGATGCTTGAGGCCAAGAAG CTGCTCCCAGCTGTGCTGAGGGCCCTGAAGGGGCGCGCGGCCCGCCGTTGCCTCACGCAGGAGCTGCACCTGCACGTGCAGCAGAACCGGGCAGTGCTGGACCACCAACAGTTCGACTTCATTGTCCGCATCATGAACTGCTGCCTGCAG GACTGCACCTCCCTGGACGAGCACGGCATCGCGGCTGCTCTGCTGCCCCTGGTCACGGCCTTCTGCCGG AAGCTGAGCCCAGGAGTGACCCAGTTTGCGTACAGCTGCGTCCAAGAGCATGTGGTGTGGAGCACGCCGCAGTTCTGGGAGGCCATGTTCTACGGGGACGTGCAGACCCACATCCGCGCCCTCTACCTGGAGCCTGCTGAGGACCGGGACCACGTGCAG GCGGGGGATGTGTCGGCGCCAGAGGACGAGCGTTCTGCCCTGGACGTGGCATCTGAGCAGCGGCGCCTGTGGCCGACCCTGAGCCGCGAGAAGCAGCAGGAGCTGGTGCAGAAGGAGGAGAGCACAGTGTTCAGCCAGGCCATCCACTACGCCAACCGCATGAGCTACCTGCTCCTGCCCCTGGACAGCAGCCGCAGCCGCCTCCTGCGGGAGCGCGCAGGGCTGGGCGACCTCGAGAGCGCCAGCAACAGCCTGGTCACCAACAG CATGGCCGGCAGCGTGGCAGAGAGCTACGACACGGAGAGTGGCTTCGAGGACGCAGAGACCTGCGATGTGGCCGGGGCCGTGGTCCGCTTCATTAACCGCTTTGTGGACAAGGTCTGCACAGAGAGTGGGGTCACCAGCGACCACCTCAAGGGGCTGCATGTCATGGTGCCAG ACATTGTCCAGATGCACATCGAGACTCTGGAGGCTGTGCACCGGGAGAGCAAGAGGCTGCCCCCCATCCAGAAG CCCAAACTGCTGCGGCCACGCCTGCTGCCCGGCGAGGAATGCGTGCTGGACGGCCTGCGCGTCTACCTGCTGCCAGATGGCCgtgaggagggggcggggggcagcggGGGCGGCCCCGCACTGCTCCCAGCTGAGGGCGCCGTCTTCCTTACCACGTACCGGGTGATCTTCACGGGGATGCCCACCGACCCCCTGG TCGGGGAACAGGTGGTCGTGCGTTCCTTCCCGGTGGCCGCGCTGACCAAGGAGAAGCGCATCAGCGTGCAGACGCCTGTGGACCAACTCCTGCAGGACGGGCTGCAGCTGCGCTCCTGCACGTTCCAG TTGCTGAGGATGGCCTTTGACGAGGAGGTGGGGTCCGACAGCGCCGAGCTCTTCCGAAAGCAGCTGCACAAGCTGCGGTACCCGCCGGACATCAGGGGCACCTTCGCCTTCACCCTGGGCTCCACGCATGCGCCCGGCCGGCCACCCCGCGCCACCAAGGACAAGGGCCCTTCCCTCAA GACCCTGTCCCGGAATCTCGTGAAGAACGCCAAGAAAACCATCGGGCGGCAGTACGTCACCCGGAAGAAGTACAGCCCTCCCAGCTGGGAGCACCGGGGCCAGCCTCCTCCTGAGGACCAGGAGGATGAGATCTCAG TGTCGGAGGAGCTGGAGCCCAGCACGCTGACCCCTTCCTCGGCCCTGAAGCCCTCCGATCGCATGACCATGAGCAGCCTGGTGGAGCGGGCCTGCTGCCGGGACTACCAGCGCCTGGGGCTGGGCACGCTGAGCAGCAGCCTGAGCCGCGCCAAGTCCGAGCCCTTCCGCATCTCCCCGGTCAACCGCATGTACGCCATCTGTCGCAG CTACCCGGGGCTGCTGATCGTCCCGCAGAGCGTTCAGGACAACGCCCTGCAGCGCGTCTCCCGCTGCTACCGCCAGAACCGCTTCCCCGTGGTGTGCTGGCGCAGCGGGCGCTCCAAGGCCGTGCTGCTGCGCTCCGGTGGCCTGCACGGCAAGGGCGTCGTCGGCCTCTTCAAGGCCCAGAACGCGCCTTCCCCAG GCCAGTCCCAGGCAGACTCCAGCAGCCTAGAGCAGGAGAAGTACCTGCAGGCCGTGGTGAGCTCCATGCCCCGCTTCGCGGACGCGTCCGGGCGGAACACGCTCAGCGGCTTCTCCTCCGCCCACGTGGGCGGCCACG tgcccagccccagagccagggTCACCACGCTGTCCAACCCCATGGCGGCCTCGGCCTCCAGACGGACCGCTCCCCGAG GGAAATGGAGCAGTGTCCGGGCCAGTGGGCGCAGCGGCGGGCTTGGCGTTGATGTGGGCTCCCGGCTGGCAGGCAGAGACATGCTGAGCCCGCCCCAGGCTAACGGGGCCCCCCCTGACCCAGGCTTCTTGCAGCCCCAGCGCGCAGCCCTCTACATCATTGGGGACAAAGCCCAGCTCAAG GGCGTGCGGCCGGACCCTCTGCAGCAGTGGGAGCTGGTGCCCATCGAGGTGTTTGAGGCACGGCAGGTGAAGGCCAGCTTCAAAAAGCTGCTGAAGGCGTGTGTCCCGGGCTGCCCTGCCTCTGAGCCCggccctgcctccttcctgcgCTCGCTGGAGGACTCAGAGTGGCTGATCCAG ATCCACAAGCTGCTGCAGGTGTCGGTGCTGGTGGTGGAGCTGCTGGACTCGGGCTCGTCCGTCCTGGTGAGCCTGGAGGACGGCTGGGACATCACCACCCAG GTGGTGTCTCTGGTGCAGCTGCTGTCTGACCCTTTCTACCGCACGCTGGAGGGCTTCCGGCTGCTGGTGGAGAAGGAGTGGCTGTCCTTTGGCCATCGCTTCAGCCACCGCGGGGCCCACACGCTGGCCGGGCAGAGCAGCGGCTTCACGCCGGTCTTCCTGCAGTTCCTGGACTGTGTGCACCAG GTCCACCTGCAGTTCCCCATGGAGTTCGAGTTCAGCCCCTTCTACCTCAAGTTCCTTGGCTACCACCACGCGTCCCGCCGCTTCCGGACCTTTCTGCTCGACTCGGACTATGAGCGCATTGAGCTGG GGCTCCTGTACGAGGAGAAGGGGGAGCGCCGGGGCCAGCAGGCGTGCCGGTCCGTGTGGGAGTACGTGGACCGACTGAGCAAGAGGACGCCCGTGTTCTACAACTACATGTACGCGCCCGAGGACACGGAG GTCCTGCGGCCCTACAGCAACGTGTCCAACCTGAAGCTGTGGGACTTCTACACCGAGGAGACGCTGGCCGAGGGTCCCCCCTACGACTGGGAGCTGGCCCAGGGGCCCCCCGAGCCCCCAGAGGAAGAGCGGCCTGAGGGGGGCGCGCCCCAGAGCAGGCGCCGGGCGGTGTGGCCGTGCTATGACAGCCGCCCCCGCGCCCAGCCGGACGCCATCTCTCGCCTGCTGGAG GAGCTGCAGCGGTTGGAGACGGAGCTGGGGCGACCCCCGGAGCGTTGGAAGGACACCTGGGATCGGGTGAAGGCAGCACAGCGCGTGGAGGCCCGGGCAGATGGACGT ggcacccccagctccctgctggTGTCTAGCGTGCCCCACCACCGCCGCTCGCTAGGTGTGTACCTGCAGGAGGGGCCTGTGGGCTccactctgagcctcagcctGGACAGCGACCAGAGCAGTGGCTCAACAGCGTCCAGCTCCCGGCAGGCAGCACGCCGCAGCACCAGCACCTTGTACAGCCAGTTCCAGACGGCCGAGAGCGAGAACAG GTCGTACGAGGGCACGCTGTACAAGAAGGGGGCCTTCATGAAGCCCTGGAAGGCCCGCTGGTTCGTGCTGGACAAGACCAAGCACCAG CTGCGCTACTACGACCACCGTGTGGATACGGAATGCAAGGGCGTCATCGACCTGGCCGAAGTGGAGGCCGTGGCCCCCGGCACTCCCACCATGGGTGCCCCCAAGACCGTGGATGAGAAGGCCTTCTTTGAC GTGAAGACGACGCGTCGCGTTTACAACTTCTGTGCCCAGGACGTGCCCTCAGCCCAGCAGTGGGTGGACCAGATCCAGAGCTGCCTGTCGGACGCCTGA